A part of Streptomyces sp. NBC_00557 genomic DNA contains:
- the rplL gene encoding 50S ribosomal protein L7/L12, which translates to MAKLTQDELLAQFEEMTLIELSEFVKAFEEKFDVTAAAAAPVVVAGGAAGGAEAAQEEEKDEFDVILTGAGEKKIQVIKVVRELTSLGLKEAKDLVDGTPKPVLEKVNKEQADKAAEALKGAGASVEVK; encoded by the coding sequence ATGGCGAAGCTCACCCAGGACGAGCTGCTTGCCCAGTTCGAGGAGATGACCCTCATCGAGCTCTCCGAGTTCGTGAAGGCCTTCGAGGAGAAGTTCGACGTCACCGCCGCCGCTGCCGCGCCGGTCGTCGTCGCCGGCGGTGCCGCCGGTGGCGCCGAGGCCGCCCAGGAGGAGGAGAAGGACGAGTTCGACGTCATCCTCACCGGCGCCGGCGAGAAGAAGATCCAGGTCATCAAGGTCGTGCGTGAGCTGACCTCGCTGGGTCTGAAGGAGGCCAAGGACCTCGTCGACGGCACCCCGAAGCCGGTCCTCGAGAAGGTCAACAAGGAGCAGGCCGACAAGGCCGCCGAGGCCCTCAAGGGCGCCGGCGCCTCCGTCGAGGTCAAGTAA
- the rplJ gene encoding 50S ribosomal protein L10, with protein sequence MARPDKAAAVAELTDKFRNSNAAVLTEYRGLTVAQLKTLRRSLGENAQYAVVKNTLTKIAANEAGITLDDQLFAGPTAVAFVTGDPVESAKGLRDFAKDNPNLVIKGGVLDGKALSADEIKKLADLESREVLLSKLAGAFKAKQSQAASVFQALPSKLVRTVDALRAKQAEQGGAE encoded by the coding sequence ATGGCGAGGCCCGACAAGGCTGCCGCGGTTGCCGAGCTGACGGACAAGTTCCGCAACTCGAACGCCGCCGTGCTGACCGAGTACCGCGGTCTCACCGTGGCGCAGCTCAAGACGCTGCGCCGGTCGCTCGGTGAGAACGCCCAGTACGCCGTGGTGAAGAACACGCTGACCAAGATTGCGGCCAACGAGGCCGGGATCACGCTGGACGACCAGCTCTTCGCTGGTCCGACGGCCGTCGCCTTCGTCACCGGTGACCCGGTGGAGTCGGCGAAGGGTCTCCGTGACTTCGCCAAGGACAACCCGAATCTCGTCATCAAGGGCGGTGTCCTTGACGGCAAGGCGCTGTCCGCCGACGAGATCAAGAAGCTTGCGGACCTCGAGTCCCGCGAGGTTCTGCTCAGCAAGCTGGCCGGTGCCTTCAAGGCGAAGCAGTCCCAGGCTGCCTCCGTCTTCCAGGCGCTGCCGTCGAAGCTCGTCCGCACCGTGGACGCGCTGCGCGCCAAGCAGGCCGAGCAGGGCGGTGCCGAGTAA